A region of Flavobacterium album DNA encodes the following proteins:
- a CDS encoding GNAT family N-acetyltransferase: protein MKNHNNDGFKVNEEGKQFELHIDGQVAFLEYYREGEKIFLTHTEVPEALQGRGIAARLVKGTFQCAKDNGFTIMPLCSYVMHYIDENPEWGNILSEGYRM from the coding sequence ATGAAAAACCACAACAATGACGGCTTTAAGGTCAATGAAGAAGGCAAGCAGTTCGAACTGCACATCGATGGCCAGGTTGCATTCCTCGAATACTACCGCGAAGGCGAAAAGATATTCCTCACGCATACCGAAGTCCCCGAAGCGTTGCAGGGACGAGGCATTGCGGCCCGTTTGGTAAAGGGCACCTTCCAGTGCGCCAAAGACAACGGGTTTACCATCATGCCCTTATGCTCGTATGTAATGCATTATATCGACGAAAATCCCGAATGGGGCAACATACTTTCCGAAGGGTACAGGATGTAG
- a CDS encoding DUF5694 domain-containing protein → MQRIKTIPQICLLLFCLAGFAQQKVKVHLIATYHMGGTTDALKVDGTKDNILGPERQKQINALLDILQKKDVEKIYVENTPDKQKFWDSIYTAYYTKKPVALRNEIFQIGIKLAQRLNIRNGVKCIDWAYDESAKAGDRQFTQYAIKMNRLCDSLGIGDNDFTVYDNIVLKQLSAFNDNIPSQDLTAVFRKLNSKDYLNKLFYANITTYLDKNAEGTGAFFTQYNMMRNVNIYSNIMRDILTDRPQSVLVLYGAGHIKALKDMFQAHPLIEVVEFEDYFKE, encoded by the coding sequence GCAACGAATTAAGACTATCCCGCAGATCTGCCTGCTGTTGTTTTGCCTTGCCGGCTTTGCCCAGCAAAAAGTAAAGGTGCACCTCATTGCGACCTACCATATGGGCGGCACTACCGATGCCCTGAAAGTCGATGGGACTAAAGACAATATCCTTGGTCCGGAACGCCAGAAACAGATTAATGCCCTTCTCGACATCCTCCAAAAAAAGGATGTGGAAAAGATCTATGTAGAGAACACGCCCGACAAACAAAAGTTTTGGGACAGCATCTATACAGCATACTATACAAAAAAACCTGTCGCACTCCGCAATGAGATTTTCCAGATAGGTATAAAGCTGGCACAGCGGCTCAATATACGTAATGGCGTAAAGTGTATTGACTGGGCGTATGATGAAAGCGCCAAAGCCGGTGACAGGCAATTTACCCAATATGCAATAAAAATGAACCGTCTTTGCGATTCGCTTGGCATAGGCGATAATGATTTTACGGTTTACGATAACATTGTGCTAAAACAGCTTAGCGCCTTTAATGACAATATTCCCAGCCAGGACCTGACTGCCGTATTCCGCAAGCTCAATTCAAAAGACTACCTTAACAAGCTTTTTTATGCCAATATCACAACCTATCTCGATAAGAATGCAGAAGGTACCGGCGCATTTTTTACACAGTATAATATGATGCGCAATGTGAATATTTATTCGAACATTATGCGCGACATCCTTACTGACAGGCCCCAAAGTGTGCTTGTGCTCTATGGTGCAGGCCATATAAAAGCTTTAAAAGATATGTTTCAGGCCCATCCGCTTATTGAAGTAGTAGAATTTGAAGATTATTTCAAAGAGTAA